A genomic segment from Deltaproteobacteria bacterium encodes:
- a CDS encoding PIN domain-containing protein has product MSYSIDVNILLYASNKNCVEHERAAKFLQGCARNHELFCLAWQTIMAYLRISTHPAIFVSPLSDQEARRNIDALLRLSHVRAIGEQEGFWEIYSELAALTPARGNDVPDLHLATIYKQNDVTCVFTNDSDFRRFAFLRVRNPLNE; this is encoded by the coding sequence GTGAGCTACAGCATTGACGTAAACATCTTACTTTATGCTTCGAATAAAAATTGCGTAGAGCACGAGCGTGCTGCAAAATTTTTGCAAGGATGCGCGCGCAATCATGAGCTCTTCTGTTTAGCCTGGCAGACTATTATGGCCTATCTACGTATCTCGACTCATCCGGCTATCTTTGTGTCACCGCTTAGCGACCAAGAAGCACGGCGCAATATTGATGCACTTTTGCGCCTGAGCCATGTACGCGCAATTGGCGAACAAGAGGGTTTCTGGGAGATATACAGTGAGCTTGCCGCATTGACACCAGCACGCGGTAACGATGTGCCAGACCTACACCTTGCCACCATCTACAAACAAAACGACGTAACTTGTGTGTTCACCAATGACAGTGATTTTCGCCGCTTTGCATTTCTGCGCGTGCGTAATCCTCTAAACGAGTAG
- a CDS encoding antitoxin, whose amino-acid sequence MRTTLDISMPVLREMKNLQRRTGKSLGNIASELLSQALAARSANTKPAVFKWTAQSMGASRVDLRDKEALRRALDETPTGVRK is encoded by the coding sequence ATGAGAACCACCCTCGATATTTCTATGCCTGTGTTGCGAGAAATGAAAAACCTGCAACGCCGTACCGGCAAGTCTCTAGGTAACATAGCTAGTGAGCTGTTGTCTCAGGCTTTAGCGGCGCGTAGCGCCAATACCAAACCCGCAGTTTTTAAATGGACGGCGCAATCAATGGGCGCCTCACGTGTTGATCTGCGCGATAAAGAAGCGCTACGTCGAGCGCTCGATGAGACACCGACGGGTGTACGCAAGTGA